A region of the Synechococcus sp. UW179A genome:
GATCGCTCTTATTGGTGATGGCCAGTGCGGCAGTGAAGCCGCCCCACCAGATGTCCCCGCCGATGGAGACCTGCAGTGACTCAGATGGCGTCATGGCATGAATGAGAGGTACAGATTCAGTGCAGCGACGAGATGTGATTCAGATCTGTCTCGTGAAAGTCGGGATGTGTCCGAATCATTTCGTGTTGAGGGAAGGAAGGTCGCCGCCTTGTTTTTCCATTCACGGCTGAAACCGTTTGAACGCCAATCCTGCAAATGGGGGGTTTTCTGGAGCGCGGGTCAGGGAATCAGCCCGAGCCTTAATGCTGCGGAAACCGCACTAGCTCTGTTGCTGACGTCTAGGCGTGTGAGGATCTCACTAAGGTGATCGCGAGCAGTGTTGACGGAGATGTTGAGCTGATCAGCGATTTGACGATTGCTCAGCCCCTCGGCAACCAAGGCGAGAATTTCAAGTTGGCGTTCTGAAAGCACCTTGGTCCTCTCCCGACCAAGAATTATTTCCCCCTCAAGGAGACTTGGATCCTCAAAGTGTTTGCCTTGTTTCATGGAAGTCAGGGCATTAATCAATGCTCCGGAGCGTTGCTCCAAACTCCGTTCATTCAGGACTGCATCCACGTTCAGTCCGCGGGCAATGCGCAAGCTGCTTTTGCCTGGACGGTTGATCAGGAGCAGGGTGCGATGGCTGCTAGGGAAGCGTTTGCTTTCACGCAGCAAGTCCAGTCCGCTTCCGTCACTGAGTTGCTCGGACACGAGGAGCCAGTGAGGGGACTTGACGTTCTTCAGATAAATCATCGCTTCAGCTTTGGAGTCATAAAAGCGTCTGATTCTTTTGCTTTGCATCCCTGAAAGTCGCAGCATTTGCTTCACTGCAAACAGATGTGGGTAGAGGCAGATGAGTAAATCTTGATCGTGGATCAGTGAACGAATCCTGCGTGCTTTTTCAAGATCGCTCGCTTCACTTCGGCTTCTGGTCATGACCTCAACTTGGCAAGCGAGGACAGGCTTCGACCAGTGTTCGCGTGATCTCAGCCTGCGGTTGATTCAGCAACCGGTCACCGGGTCCCTCCTCCACGACATGTCCTTTGTTGAGCACGATCAGTCGATGGCAGAAGCCACAGGCCACTGAAAGGTCATGGGTGATGAAGATCATGGTGAGTCCAAGCTCCTGCTGCAGCTGCCGAAGCAGGGACAGAACTTCTGCCTGGATTTCGGCATCGAGCATGCTCACGCTTTCATCACAGATCAGCACCTTCGGTTTCAGCGCCAGAGCGCGGGCGATGGCCACCCGTTGCTGCTGGCCCCCGGAAAGTTGGCGGGGAAGCCGATTCTGGTAACGATCGGCTGGTCCAAGGCCCACGCGTTCAAGCAGCTGGCGGCCTTGTTCTCGAGCTGCCGCTGGTGACGCCAGATTGTGGATCCGCAGTGGATCGACGATGGCATCCAGCACCGGCATGGCTGGATTCAGACAGGCCAGTGGGTCCTGGAACACCATCTGAATGGTTCGCCGTGCCCGGCGCGCCTCACGTCCCCGCAGCCTGAGCAGATCCTGACCGAGTAACTGCACCCTGCCACCACGAATCGGCGTTAGTCCCATCAGGGCACGGCAAAGGGTGCTTTTGCCGCAGCCAGATCCTCCCACCACTCCAAGGGTTTCGCCGGCTCGCAATTGGAAGCTGATGCCGTCTACCGCTTTCAGCCAGGTTGGATTCCAGGGCGGACCGCCCAGGTTGTGCCAGCAGCGCAGTTCCTGCACAGCCAGCACCGTTTCGGCCTCGGGTGCTTCAGGGGTGCTTCCCCCTTCTCGTGCTCGGGCAGCGGCAAGTAGCCGTTGTCCCACCCTTGAGCTGGGATAGGTCAGAACCACGTCGCTGCGGTTGATCTCCACGACCTGTCCACCGTCCAGCACAGCCATGCGTTCGCACCAGCGATTGGCCATGGCCAGATCGTGGGTGATCAGCAACAGAGCACTGCCCAGTTCCTTGCACAGCGCTCTCAGGGCAGCCATCACCTGACCAGCCACCGCTACATCGAGGCTGGTGGTGGGTTCGTCCGCGATCACCAGGGGAGGACTCAGGGCGATGGCCAGTGCAATGGCAAGGCGCTGACGCATGCCGCCGCTGAACTCATGGGGGTAGGCGCGGAAGCGAGCAGCGCCGATGCCCACCTGCTCCAGCAGCTCCTTGGCCCGCTTAAGACGTTCTGTCTCGTGCATAGTCGGCCTATGGGCACGCAGGGTATCGATCAGATGACCGCCCACCGTCATCAGTGGATTTAGGCGTGTCATCGGATCCTGAAATACCAGTCCCACCGATTCGCCGCGCAATCTCCTCAGATCGGTCAAGTTGAGGCTGCGGGGATCGTGACCGTTCAGGCTTAGTTCTCCTTCGCAACTGCTGCCTGGGGGCAGCAGTTGCAGCGCTGCCCTGGCCACCGTGCTCTTGCCGCAGCCGGAGGGACCCACCAGGGCCAGGCGTTCGCCGGGATGCAGGCGCAGGTCAAGCCCATCGAGGGTCCAGGCCTGGCTTCCCGGGTAACGGAGCCGGAATTGTTCGAGCTCCAGCACAGTCCCTTGCGCGGTTGTCATGGCAATCGAGGCGCAGGTGCTCATGGCTACATACCATGGAATCACCTGTCGGTTCGGATGCTCAACGCCACCTCCGAGACGGTCGCAGTTCGGATCCGGAATGGATCCGCTGCACCGGCTTGCGGTCTGGTGGCTCTGAGGGACAGGCCCATCCGTTCGGCTGATGATTACGGCATCGATCTCCCCGCCTGGTTGCGTGAGTGCATCGACCACGTGCCGCCAGGGATCGGTCACAGCTGTCCCACCGATTCAGAGGCTCTGCTCGCAGCGGCCTTTGATTTTGCTTTTCAGCTGCACGAGGGCCAGTTTCGAGCCAGCGGAGACCCTTACATCGTCCATCCGGTGGCGGTGGCTGATCTGTTGAGGGATATCGGTGCCAGCGCCAGCGTGATCGCTGCGGGCTTCCTTCACGACGTGGTGGAGGACACCGATGTCACTCCAGAGCAGCTCGAGAGTCATTTCGGACCGGAAGTCCGCGAGCTCGTGGAGGGGGTCACCAAGCTTGGCGGGCTGCACTTCACCAATCGCACTGAGGCTCAAGCCGAAAACCTGCGCAAGATGTTCCTGGCGATGGCCAGTGACATCCGAGTTGTGCTGGTGAAGCTTGCGGACCGGTTGCACAACATGCGCACGCTGGGGGCGCTGCGGGAGGAAAAGCGCCAGCGCATCGCCCGGGAAACCCGGGAGATTTATGCACCTTTGGCCAATCGTCTTGGCATCGGTCGCTTCAAATGGGAGTTGGAGGATCTGTCCTTCAAATTGCTTGAGCCGGATGCCTTCAGGGAGATTCAGCAGGAAGTTGCGACCAAGCGCAGCGAGCGGGAGGAACGTCTAGGGGTCACTGTTCAGTTGCTCAGTGATCGCCTGGCGGCTGTCGGGCTTGAGAACTGTGAGGTGAGCGGCCGGCCCAAGCACCTCTTCGGCATCTGGACCAAGATGCAGCGGCAGCAAAAAGCCTTCCACGAGATCTACGACGTGGCGGCCTTGAGGATCCTCACCCCCAGCGTTGAGGCCTGCTATAGGGCTCTTGCGGTGGTTCACGACACCTTCCGTCCTATTCCCGGGCGCTTCAAGGACTACATCGGTCTGCCCAAGCCCAATGGCTATCAGTCGTTGCATACGGCTGTGATCGGTCGTCACCGTCCGATCGAAGTGCAGATCCGAACGCTGGATATGCATCGGGTGGCGGAGTTCGGAATTGCCGCGCACTGGAAATACAAAGAAGGTGGTTCACCAGCTGCCGGTGGAGACACTGAACGCTTCAACTGGTTGCGGCAACTTGTTGACTGGCAGCAGGAAGGGGGAGCTGATGACCACAACGACTACCTCGCTTCGATCAAGGAAGATCTCTTCGATGAAGAGGTATTCGTATTCACACCTAAAGGCGACGTTCTGGGTTTGCGCAAGGGTTCTACGGCTGTGGATTTTGCTTATCGCATCCACTCGGAAGTGGGTAATCACTGCCATGGCGTGCGCATCAATGATCGACTTTCTCCCCTGTCGACGCCGCTCCAGAACGGTGATTTTGTGAATGTACTCACGAGCAAGACGGCACATCCCAGTCTTGATTGGCTCAATTTTGTGGCGACGCCTACGGCGCGTAATCGCATCCGCCAGTGGTACAAACGCAGCCATCGGAATGAAACGGTTGAGCGGGGAAAGGACCTGCTCGAACGGGAGCTGGGACGCAGCGGTTTTGATGCTCTGCTCAGCAGTGATGCGATGACGCGCGTAGCCGAGCGTTGCAACCTGCTCAGTACTGAGGATCTGCTTGCGGCCCTCGGTTTCGGAGCCGTCACCCTGCATCAGGTGCTCAACCGTCTCAGAGAGGAGATCCGTCTGCAGGCCGCCATCGAGGAGCCACCGCTCAGTAACGAAGACGTTGCTCGCCAGCTTGTGCAGCAGGCGGAAACCGGCCCCCCCCCGCTCCAGTCCTGATCAGCAGGACCCCATCCTTGGTGTGGAGGGTCTCGACTACCGCCTCGGTGGTTGTTGCAGCCCTCTTCCCGGCGAGGCGATTCTGGGTACGGTTGCCCTCGGCAACCATGGCATCACCGTGCATCGCCAGGACTGCTCTAATGTTGTGGCGATTCCCAGTGAACGGCGATTGCCTGTGCGCTGGAATCCCGCTTTGGTGACAAGAAGCCAACGCTTCCCTGCGCAGCTGCGCATTGAGGTGATCGACCGTGTCGGGATTCTCAAGGACATCCTGATGCGCCTCTCTGATGGACGCATCAACGTCAGTGATGCCCGCGTGAAAACCAGCCATGGAAAGCCCGCGCGCATTGATCTGCGTCTGGAGTTGGCCAGTGCCGAGCAACTGCAGCGCACCATGCACCAGATCCGCTCAATGGCAGATGTAATTGATATCGCCCGCAGCAGCGGTACTTAACTTTGCTGGCGACTGCCCTCAGCGTTTGCGTTGTTGTTGTAGGAGCCAATTCAGGCTCAGCCACCAACCCAGTGCCGCGCTGACGGCTCCCGTAATGCTGGAGCCCAGCAGCAAACGGCTGATCACGCTCCATCCCAACTGACTAAAGCCGTCGGGGTTCACGGCATCGAAGCCAGGCCATTCGCGGCCGGGGCCGAGCAGCAGAGCCCCGATCCGGTAGTTGAACCAGTAGAGCGGCAGATAGGTGAAGGGATTGCTGATCCAGGTGCCTGCAGCCGCCAATAAATGGTTTCCACGCACCACACTGGCCAGTGCGATTCCCACCAGTGTCTGCAAACCGAAGATCGGAAAGCAGCCGCAGAAGATCCCGGCTGCAAGCCCACGGGCCCGCTGTCCCGGAGTGCCTTCCTGTTGCCAGATCCATTGCAGACTTTGCTGCAGGCGTCGATGTGCCTTTGTCAGCATCCGGCCCATGGGAGTGTCGGCGGTTCTCGCATGCCATTGAGGATGTGATCGTAGGGAGTGGGCTAGGGGCTGTTGCAGCATCGCGATGCAGGAGATCAACCTGGAGAGGCAAACGATTGCTGCAGTGGCCACGGCAGTGGCTCCCGGCCAGGGCGGCATCGCCGTGATTCGACTGTCGGGCCCTGATGCACAAGGGGCCGTGGGCGAGATCACTTGCTTCCCAGGTGCGCAGCTGTGGGAGAGCCATCGGGTGCTTTACGGCCATGTGCTGGCAGCCGACGGAGTGGAGCGACTCGATGAGGTGTTGGTGCTGGTGATGCAGGCGCCACGGAGTTTTACCGCTGAAGACGTGGTGGAAATCCATTGCCATGGCGGTGTGATGGCTGTGCAGCGGGTCATGGCCCGTGTGCTGGAACAGCCAGGGATTCGCCGAGCATTGCCCGGTGAATTCAGTCAGAGAGCCGTCCTGAACGGGCGCCTCGATCTCACGCGTGCTGAGGCGATCGGCGATCTGGTGGGCGCACGCAGCCAGCGTGCTGCGCAGCTGGCGATGGCAGGGGTGGATGGCGGTATTCAGCGTCGAATCCAGATGTTGCGCGAATGTTTGCTGGATCAGCTCAGTGAGTTGGAGGCCAGGGTTGATTTTGAGGATGACCTGCCTGCACTTGATGCTCAGGCGCTGCTGATAGCTCTGCAGTCGGTTCGCGACCAGCTGCTTCAACTGGTCGCCGATGGTGAGCGCAGTGTTGCTCTTCGCCAAGGATTGCGGGTGGCTCTTGTCGGCAGACCGAACGTGGGCAAGAGCTCACTGCTCAATCGGCTGAGTCGCCGTGAGCGAGCCATCGTGACCGATTTACCCGGCACAACGAGAGACTTGCTGGAAAGCGAAATTGTGTTGGAGGGCGTTCCGATCACGCTGCTCGATACCGCTGGCATCCGCAGCACCAGCGATGCGGTTGAGCAGCTGGGCATCGCACGCAGTCATGACGCCTTGGCCAGTGCCGACCTGGTCGTGCTTCTGTTTGATCTTGCTGACGGCTGGACCGCTGAGGATCAGGATCTGCGAGAGCAGATCCCCGCTGATGTGCCTTATCTGCTTGTGGGAAATAAGGCTGATCTCAGCGATGCTGCGTCTCCCGCTGATGTTCATCTGTCCGCCGTGACAGGGGTGGGGGAAGCGCAGCTGGTGCAGGCGCTTCTGGAGCGATGCGGCGCACTTAGCGATGGCTCCCTGTTGTTGGCGCTCAACCGGAGACAGGTTGACCTGGCACGGGTGGCGGCGGCGGCTCTTGATCGCAGTGAGCAGGTTGCCGCCGATGGACTGCCCTGGGATTTCTGGACGATTGATCTGCGTGAGGCCATTCGCAGCCTTGGCGAGATCACGGGGGAAGAGCTCACCGAATCAGTGTTGGATCGTATTTTTTCCCGCTTTTGCATCGGCAAATGAAGCGCTGCGGGTCAGGTTCGAATGTCGTGCCCGCATGATGGATCCAGTCGGTTGAGCGGGAGGTTCTGGAGTGATCAACGTTGAGCAGCCCCTAGCGACTCCCCGGCTTCAAGCGCAACTCCGGGACTGGCTGGCTGAGGATCTTGGCCGCGGCGATCTCACCGCGCCCGCCCTCGGACGTCGGCGTGCTCAGGCAAGTTGGATCGCCAAGCAGGACGGTGTGTTTTGCGGTGGCAGCCTTGCTCTGCGGTTGTTCCGCCTGTTGGATCCCGAGCTCGAGGCGGAGTGTCTTGTTGCCGAGGGTGCTGCAGTGCAAACCGGTGACAGCCTGCTCCGTCTCAATGGCCAGGCCAGTGCTCTTGTGGGTGCTGAACGGACGGCGCTGAATTTGGCGATGCGTCTCTCCGGTATCGCCACGGCTACGGCAGCACTGGTGAGAGAACTGCAGGGAAGCGGAGTGCGCCTGGCTGACACGCGCAAGACCACGCCGGGACTGCGTGAACTCGAGAAGTACGCCGTGCGTATGGGCGGAGGTCTCAATCACCGAATGGGCCTGGACGACGCAGCCATGCTCAAGGAGAACCATCTGGCCTGGGCGGGTGGCATAGAAGCTGCGATTGCAGCTGTGCGGGCCTCAGCTCCATGGCCGGCGAGGGTGATTGTGGAAGCCGAAACCGAGCAAGAAGCCTCGAAGGCCGTGATTGCTGGAGCCGATGGTGTGCTGCTGGATGAGTTCACGCCTGAGCTGCTGAGCAGCCTGGTGCCCAGATTGCGCCAGCTGGCCGTTGAGCGAACTGCCTCAGGGGCTGTGATTCTTGAAGCCTCCGGAATTCAGCCCGGTGATTTGCGCGCCTATGCCGCCACAGGAATCGATCTGATCTCCACCAGTGCTCCGGTTACGCGCAGCCGCTGGCTGGATCTGAGCATGCGTTTTGCACCCGCCGGGGGATGATCAGGGCTCGCCAAGCCCGTTGATCCCTTCATGCTGCGCATTGCCCACTCCCTGGATCAACAGTTGCGTGCGGCCATGGATAGTGCCTTCCCTGAGGCCGCCAACGAGTCGAGGCAGGCCGGGCGTCCGTTGGATCCCCAGCTTGTTGCTGCGAGCAAGCCCGAATTCGGGGACTTTCAGGCCAATGGTGCCCTGGCTTTGGCCAAACCACTCAGTCAGGCTCCGCGCCAGATTGCCGCGGCGATTGTGGAACAGCTGCAACACGACCCTGCGTTCACCGCGCTTTGCCTCGAACCCCAGATCGCAGGGCCTGGCTTCATCAACCTCACCATTCGATCGGAGTGTCTCGCTGCTGAGGTGGCATCTCGGCTCGGTGATGAGCGGCTTGGCGTTTCTCCTGTCAAGGATTCAGCGCCGGTGGTGGTGGACTTTTCCAGTCCCAACATTGCCAAGGAGATGCATGTGGGCCATCTGCGCTCCACGATCATCGGTGACTCTTTAGCCCGAGTGCTGGAGTTCCGTGGGCATCCAGTGCTGCGGCTCAACCATGTGGGCGACTGGGGCAC
Encoded here:
- a CDS encoding response regulator transcription factor codes for the protein MTRSRSEASDLEKARRIRSLIHDQDLLICLYPHLFAVKQMLRLSGMQSKRIRRFYDSKAEAMIYLKNVKSPHWLLVSEQLSDGSGLDLLRESKRFPSSHRTLLLINRPGKSSLRIARGLNVDAVLNERSLEQRSGALINALTSMKQGKHFEDPSLLEGEIILGRERTKVLSERQLEILALVAEGLSNRQIADQLNISVNTARDHLSEILTRLDVSNRASAVSAALRLGLIP
- a CDS encoding ABC transporter ATP-binding protein, with amino-acid sequence MTTAQGTVLELEQFRLRYPGSQAWTLDGLDLRLHPGERLALVGPSGCGKSTVARAALQLLPPGSSCEGELSLNGHDPRSLNLTDLRRLRGESVGLVFQDPMTRLNPLMTVGGHLIDTLRAHRPTMHETERLKRAKELLEQVGIGAARFRAYPHEFSGGMRQRLAIALAIALSPPLVIADEPTTSLDVAVAGQVMAALRALCKELGSALLLITHDLAMANRWCERMAVLDGGQVVEINRSDVVLTYPSSRVGQRLLAAARAREGGSTPEAPEAETVLAVQELRCWHNLGGPPWNPTWLKAVDGISFQLRAGETLGVVGGSGCGKSTLCRALMGLTPIRGGRVQLLGQDLLRLRGREARRARRTIQMVFQDPLACLNPAMPVLDAIVDPLRIHNLASPAAAREQGRQLLERVGLGPADRYQNRLPRQLSGGQQQRVAIARALALKPKVLICDESVSMLDAEIQAEVLSLLRQLQQELGLTMIFITHDLSVACGFCHRLIVLNKGHVVEEGPGDRLLNQPQAEITRTLVEACPRLPS
- a CDS encoding DUF2062 domain-containing protein is translated as MGRMLTKAHRRLQQSLQWIWQQEGTPGQRARGLAAGIFCGCFPIFGLQTLVGIALASVVRGNHLLAAAGTWISNPFTYLPLYWFNYRIGALLLGPGREWPGFDAVNPDGFSQLGWSVISRLLLGSSITGAVSAALGWWLSLNWLLQQQRKR
- the mnmE gene encoding tRNA uridine-5-carboxymethylaminomethyl(34) synthesis GTPase MnmE, with protein sequence MQEINLERQTIAAVATAVAPGQGGIAVIRLSGPDAQGAVGEITCFPGAQLWESHRVLYGHVLAADGVERLDEVLVLVMQAPRSFTAEDVVEIHCHGGVMAVQRVMARVLEQPGIRRALPGEFSQRAVLNGRLDLTRAEAIGDLVGARSQRAAQLAMAGVDGGIQRRIQMLRECLLDQLSELEARVDFEDDLPALDAQALLIALQSVRDQLLQLVADGERSVALRQGLRVALVGRPNVGKSSLLNRLSRRERAIVTDLPGTTRDLLESEIVLEGVPITLLDTAGIRSTSDAVEQLGIARSHDALASADLVVLLFDLADGWTAEDQDLREQIPADVPYLLVGNKADLSDAASPADVHLSAVTGVGEAQLVQALLERCGALSDGSLLLALNRRQVDLARVAAAALDRSEQVAADGLPWDFWTIDLREAIRSLGEITGEELTESVLDRIFSRFCIGK
- the nadC gene encoding carboxylating nicotinate-nucleotide diphosphorylase; amino-acid sequence: MNVEQPLATPRLQAQLRDWLAEDLGRGDLTAPALGRRRAQASWIAKQDGVFCGGSLALRLFRLLDPELEAECLVAEGAAVQTGDSLLRLNGQASALVGAERTALNLAMRLSGIATATAALVRELQGSGVRLADTRKTTPGLRELEKYAVRMGGGLNHRMGLDDAAMLKENHLAWAGGIEAAIAAVRASAPWPARVIVEAETEQEASKAVIAGADGVLLDEFTPELLSSLVPRLRQLAVERTASGAVILEASGIQPGDLRAYAATGIDLISTSAPVTRSRWLDLSMRFAPAGG